One window of Quercus robur chromosome 5, dhQueRobu3.1, whole genome shotgun sequence genomic DNA carries:
- the LOC126725033 gene encoding disease resistance protein RUN1-like — MSSISSQKTSSSSSFSPSTPWWKYDVFLSFRGEDTRSSFTDHLYVALKQRGIVTFRDEENLEIGKSISPELLKAIKESRFAIVILSRNFASSTWCLDELTKIIGCLKEKTTTVLPIFYNVDPSDVRKQTGTFAQAFSKHEESFKDDIEKVQMWKAVLEEVANLKGWHLLDRSEAQLIQDIVGELWHKLNYAFFEDTKDLVGIESRVKELESCLAIGSNDVRIIGVWGMGGIGKTTLARVVFHMVSREFDGCCFLHNVREVCEKEGLLPLQQQIIRKILNESIQDVDEGVFVIKNRLRHKRILLVLDDVSQLDQLEKLVGKHNWFGFGSRVIITTRDKHLLHTHEVDEICVAETLSDDEALHLLSLKAFKKDRPPKDYLQLSKDAVQYTKGLPLAIEILGFTLFNRDINQWKSTLLRLKKFPECAIFEALKISYDRLHETEKKIFLYIACFFNHEYKNSVVSKLDYLDLYPAIGLVVLVEKSLIKINDDKVWMHDLVQDMGRKIVHEECPEEPGKRSILWSFEDINSVLTKNTGTEAIQGIVLKLPESKEAYWNPESFSMMHNLKLLTIDNVQLLHEPKHLPIGLRFLEWRGYPSKSLPLNFQSNDLVELYMCCSHIEQLWKGAKSFEKLKIIQMNGSPNLIETPDLIKVPNLEKMFLEDCLNLREIHPSTLVHNRLTLLNLKGCVNVKTLPSKFEMESLEVLILSSCSKLKKIPEFGENMQHVLELYLGGTAINKLPTSIGHLTTLVLLNVRDCKSLTCLPSSIFNLKLLKDVNISGCSKLERLPENVGNAESVEELDVSGTAIREVPSSIGLLKNLKMLSFSGCKGLSSFNYTSWYDLLPFSSRPKIADPMGLSSLSGLCSLTKLNLQDCNLREIPNDIGCLFSLEEIDLSENSFVCLPDSISQLCKLEIMDLENCTSLRTLPNLPVDIIRIWGDGCTSLETVLDLQKPNSFCKGELYLSNCSKLAENQDFIDIFLAVIRKHHQGLSRHDSYDNREYNWRYDMIIPGSVIPKWFIHQSIGAEVNIKEPSSHLCDDWMGTAVCVVFSSLLHFSISFRLIANGKVMSAKIGTTYYSFFDLLSDHIFLCYLLPQYYKEDIKLLNECEANELSQIGIKIIIEDSEVQVKKCGFRVVYKKDLEELNRTMALSSSTSIIPYEDLGVLHHNFKNSVVVAEDNKAKQIHDNFDRAGPSGEGSCNDVAHPNRIERLHGGFDCEEYFECGEEIND, encoded by the exons ATGTCTTCTATTAGCTCTCAGAAGACCTCCTCTTCGTCATCATTTTCACCTTCAACACCTTGGTGGAAATATGATGTCTTTCTTAGTTTTAGAGGTGAGGACACTCGTTCTAGTTTTACGGACCATCTATATGTTGCTTTGAAACAAAGGGGCATAGTTACCTTTAGAGACGAGGAAAATCTTGAGATAGGAAAGTCTATTTCACCAGAACTCctaaaagcaataaaagaatCGAGATTTGCAATTGTCATTCTCTCAAGAAACTTTGCGTCATCAACATGGTGCTTGGATGAACTTACAAAGATAATTGGATGCCTAAAAGAGAAGACCACGACtgttttaccaattttttataatgtggACCCATCTGATGTACGAAAACAAACAGGCACCTTTGCCCAAGCCTTTTCTAAACATGAAGAATCTTTCAAGGACGACATAGAGAAAGTGCAAATGTGGAAAGCTGTTTTAGAAGAAGTGGCAAATCTCAAAGGGTGGCACCTACTGGATAG GTCCGAGGCACAACTTATCCAAGATATTGTGGGAGAGTTATGGCATAAATTGAATTATGCATTCTTTGAAGATACTAAAGACCTTGTAGGAATAGAATCTCGAGTGAAGGAATTGGAATCATGTTTGGCTATAGGGTCTAATGATGTTCGCATAATAGGGGTTTGGGGGATGGGGGGAATAGGTAAAACAACTCTTGCTAGAGTTGTTTTTCATATGGTTTCGAGGGAGTTTGATGGTTGTTGCTTTCTCCATAATGTTAGGGAGGTTTGTGAAAAAGAAGGTTTACTTCCATTGCAACaacaaattattagaaaaatattaaacgAAAGTATACAAGATGTTGATGAGGGAGTTTTCGTGATCAAAAATAGATTACGTCATAAAAGAATTCTTCTCGTTCTTGATGATGTAAGCCAATTAGACCAGTTGGAAAAGTTAGTTGGGAAGCAtaattggtttggttttggtagTAGAGTTATCATAACAACAAGGGATAAGCATTTACTACATACACATGAAGTAGATGAAATATGCGTAGCTGAAACATTGAGTGATGATGAAGCTCTTCATCTTTTGAGTTTGAAAGCTTTTAAAAAAGACCGCCCTCCCAAAGATTACCTACAACTATCCAAAGATGCCGTACAATATACTAAAGGCCTTCCTTTAGCTATTGAGATTTTGGGTTTCACTTTGTTCAATAGAGACATCAATCAATGGAAAAGTACATTACTTAGGCTTAAAAAATTTCCGGAATGTGCAATTTTCGAAGCACTTAAAATAAGTTATGATAGACTACatgaaacagagaaaaaaatattcttgtatattgcatgtttctttaATCATGAGTACAAAAATAGTGTAGTGAGTAAACTAGATTATCTTGACCTTTACCCTGCTATTGGATTAGTGGTTCTAGTTGAGAAATCTCTCATAAAAATCAATGATGATAAAGTGTGGATGCATGATTTAGTGCAAGACATGGGCAGGAAAATAGTTCATGAAGAGTGCCCTGAAGAGCCTGGAAAGCGTAGCATCTTGTGGTCATTCGAAGACATTAATAGTGTACTAACAAAAAATACG GGAACAGAAGCAATTCAAGGCATAGTCCTAAAGTTGCCTGAATCAAAAGAGGCATATTGGAATCCTGAATCTTTCTCAATGATGCATAATCTGAAATTGCTCACAATTGATAATGTTCAACTTCTCCATGAACCCAAACATCTTCCTATTGGCTTAAGATTTCTTGAGTGGAGGGGATACCCTTCAAAATCTTTGCCATTAAATTTCCAATCAAATGATCTTGTTGAACTTTACATGTGCTGTAGCCACATTGAACAACTTTGGAAAGGAGCAAAG TCTTTTGAGAAGTTGAAAATCATCCAAATGAATGGGTCTCCAAACCTTATAGAAACCCCTGATTTGATCAAAGTCCCGAATCTTGAGAAAATGTTTCTTGAAGATTGTTTAAATTTACGTGAGATTCACCCTTCAACTTTGGTTCATAATAGGCTTACTCTTCTCAATCTAAAAGGCTGTGTAAATGTCAAAACTCTTCCAAGCAAGTTTGAAATGGAGTCTCTTGAGGTTCTTATTCTTTCTAGTTgctcaaaactaaaaaagattCCAGAATTTGGAGAAAACATGCAACATGTATTAGAGCTTTATTTGGGTGGAACTGCTATTAATAAATTACCCACATCAATTGGGCATTTGACCACCCTTGTTTTATTGAATGTAAGAGATTGCAAAAGTCTTACATGTTTGCCAAGCagcatttttaatttgaaattgcttAAAGACGTGAATATTTCGGGATGCTCGAAACTTGAGAGACTGCCAGAGAATGTGGGGAACGCTGAAAGTGTAGAGGAGTTGGATGTGAGTGGAACTGCTATAAGAGAGGTGCCTTCCTCCATTGGTCTcctaaaaaatcttaaaatgcTCTCTTTCAGTGGATGTAAGGGGCTATCATCATTTAACTATACATCTTGGTATGATCTCCTCCCATTTTCTTCAAGGCCAAAAATTGCAGATCCCATGGGTTTGTCCTCTCTATCGGGTTTGTGTTCTTTGACTAAATTGAATCTACAAGATTGCAATCTCAGGGAAATCCCTAATGATATTGGTTGCTTATTCTCTTTAGAAGAAATAGATCTAAGTGAGAATAGTTTTGTTTGCCTTCCTGATAGCATCAGTCAACTATGTAAGTTGGAAATCATGGATTTGGAGAATTGCACGAGTCTGCGAACATTGCCAAATCTTCCAGTAGATATCATACGAATTTGGGGAGATGGTTGTACCTCATTGGAAACGGTACTAGATCTCCAAAAACCTAATTCTTTTTGTAAGGGAGAGCTTTATCTTTCAAATTGCAGTAAACTGGCTGAAAATCAAGATTTCATTGACATATTTTTGGCAGTGATAAGAAAGCACcatcag gGACTCTCTCGTCACGATAGCTATGATAATCGAGAATACAATTGGAGATATGACATGATTATTCCAGGAAGTGTAATTCCGAAGTGGTTTATCCATCAAAGTATTGGGGCTGAAGTGAATATAAAAGAACCTTCTTCTCATTTGTGTGATGACTGGATGGGGACTGCTGTTTGCGTtgtattttcttctcttctccatttttcaatATCCTTTCGGTTGATAGCAAATGGAAAAGTAATGTCTGCTAAGATAGGCACTACGTATTACAGTTTTTTTGATTTATTATCAGATCATATTTTTCTATGTTATTTGCTTCCTCAATACTACAAGGAGGACATAAAATTACTGAACGAATGTGAAGCAAATGAATTGAGTCAGATTggcattaaaattattattgaagatTCAGAGGTGCAAGTGAAGAAATGTGGGTTCCGTGTGGTATACAAGAAAGACTTAGAAGAACTCAACCGAACTATGGCTTTGAGTAGCAGCACCAGCATCATTCCTTATGAGGACTTGGGTGTTCTCCATCATAATTTCAAGAATTCGGTAGTGGTTGCGGAAGAtaacaaagcaaagcaaattCATGACAATTTCGACAGGGCTGGGCCTAGTGGAGAAGGAAGTTGTAATGATGTGGCACACCCAAACAGGATTGAAAGGCTCCATGGTGGCTTTGATTGTGAGGAGTACTTCGAATGTGGTGAGGAGATCAATGATTAG